Proteins from one Mesorhizobium sp. M9A.F.Ca.ET.002.03.1.2 genomic window:
- a CDS encoding MmcQ/YjbR family DNA-binding protein, translated as MTLDDYNSFCASLPSATHVVQWGGAHVWKVGAKVFAIGGWTEGKEPFVTFKCSDIAYDVLKEQPGLRPAPYLASRGMKWIQRQTSQSMDDDALKDYLRESHRLVVLKLTKQARKELGLSAS; from the coding sequence ATGACGCTGGACGACTACAACAGCTTCTGCGCCTCGCTGCCTTCGGCGACCCATGTCGTCCAGTGGGGCGGCGCCCATGTCTGGAAGGTCGGAGCCAAGGTCTTTGCCATCGGCGGCTGGACTGAGGGCAAGGAGCCGTTCGTCACTTTCAAATGTTCCGACATCGCCTATGACGTCCTGAAGGAACAGCCGGGTCTTCGGCCCGCGCCCTATCTTGCGTCACGCGGCATGAAATGGATCCAGCGCCAGACAAGCCAGAGCATGGACGATGACGCGCTGAAGGACTATCTGCGCGAAAGCCATCGCCTCGTCGTGCTGAAACTGACGAAGCAGGCGCGCAAGGAATTGGGACTCTCCGCCAGCTAG